Proteins from one Rosa chinensis cultivar Old Blush chromosome 7, RchiOBHm-V2, whole genome shotgun sequence genomic window:
- the LOC112175267 gene encoding ribosome biogenesis protein BOP1 homolog, giving the protein MKVKKKSSVAADSVKEQQKKQKGKMKMKIPEAKQEKQQPEEVDSDSVYDSGAEDERSLSNHEDMSGGEGSDLEDYPSIRDTDSEDEESGFSEDEGVLNTSRNDGLAIDHGNEEESDSSGLHEVVDESDSSEDEVAPRNTIGAVPLEWYRDEKHIGYDLTGKKIKKKEREDKLQSFLASADDSKNWRKFLDEYNDEEVEVTKEDMKTINRLLEGKAPHGDFDPYAPYVDWFKWDDSKHPLSNAPEPKRRFIPSKSESKLVKRLVLAIRKGLIKPRKDEEEEEEESVYPLWGDDSNSTEKDGSHLSYIPAPKPKLPGYEESFNPPPEFIPSQEEIDAYQLMYEEDRPKFIPKRFTSMRSIPAYENAIKECFERCLDLYLCPRVRKKRINIDPESLKPKLPSRKDLKPYPVKCYLEYRGHKDTVTSVSTEVSGQWIASGSLDGTVRIWEVETGRCLKLWEIGEAVTYVAWNPNPEYSVLAVSVGQDVLILNTGFGNEEVQKKTKELLSAETPTTPDDTATFVSWIQDETHEGTRLRHFKTVSSVEWHRRGDYFSTVVPAGQSKSIFMHRLSQKSTQTFSIKLGGLAVTSVFHPVRSHIFISTKKTIRQYDLVKGKQIRKLDTGLKEISSIAVHPSGDHVIVGSREGKFCWFDMDLSTKKPYLIRQWHKKDINNVSIHHLYPLFATCSDDCTVQVSHGMVYSDLNQNPLIVPLEILRGHASSDGRGVMDCKFHPRQPWLFTAGADSVIRLYCD; this is encoded by the exons ATGAAGGTTAAGAAGAAGAGCTCTGTTGCGGCAGACTCGGTGAAAGAACAACAGAAGAAGCAAAAggggaagatgaagatgaagattccTGAAGCGAAACAAGAAAAACAGCAACCGGAGGAAGTAGACTCTGATTCTGTTTACGATTCCGGAGCTGAAGATGAGAGGAGTCTGTCAAATCATGAG GATATGTCTGGTGGTGAAGGATCTGACTTAGAGGATTATCCATCAATCAGAGACACAGACTCGGAAGATGAAGAGAGTGGTTTTTCTGAAGATGAG GGTGTGCTCAACACCAGCAGAAATGATGGTTTGGCCATTGATCATGGTAATGAGGAGGAAAGTGATAGTTCTGGACTTCATGAAGTAGTGGACGAAAGTGATTCATCTGAAGATGAG GTTGCTCCTCGAAATACAATTGGTGCTGTTCCCTTGGAGTGGTATCGGGATGAGAAACATATTGGTTATGACCTTACAGGGAAGAAGAttaaaaagaaggaaagagaagATAAATTACAATCCTTTCTTGCTAGCGCTGATGATTCCAAAAATTG GCGCAAATTTTTGGATGAATACAATGACGAGGAAGTAGAAGTGACAAAAGAAGATATGAAAACTATAAATAGATTGCTTGAAGGAAAGGCGCCACACGGTGACTTTGATCCATATGCA CCTTATGTTGATTGGTTTAAATGGGATGACTCAAAGCATCCACTGTCAAATGCCCCTGAACCCAAGAGACGATTCATTCCTTCAAAATCTGAAAGTAAACTG GTGAAGAGGTTAGTATTAGCAATTCGGAAGGGTTTAATTAAGCCTAgaaaggatgaagaagaagaagaagaagaaagtgttTATCCCTTGTGGGGAGATGACTCTAATTCAACGGAAAAGGATGGTAGCCATTTATCTTACATTCCAGCGCCAAAGCCAAAATTGCCAG GGTATGAGGAGTCCTTCAATCCTCCTCCAGAATTCATCCCATCACAAGAAGAGATTGATGCTTATCAGTTAATGTATGAGGAAGACCGCCCTAAGTTTATACCGAAAAG GTTTACATCTATGAGAAGCATCCCTGCATATGAGAATGCTATTAAGGAGTGCTTCGAAAGATGTTTGGATCTATACTTGTGCCCCAGAGTTCGGAAGAAACGT ATCAATATTGATCCTGAATCTCTGAAGCCCAAGCTACCAAGCCGAAAGGATCTCAAGCCTTATCCTGTGAAATGTTATCTAGAGTATAGAGGTCACAAAGACACAGTTACATCAGTTTCCACAGAAGTTTCAGGGCAGTGGATTGCATCAG GTTCATTGGATGGAACTGTGCGAATTTGGGAGGTTGAAACTGGTAGATGTCTCAAACTCTGGGAGATTGGAGAAGCTGTCACATATGTAGCTTGGAATCCCAATCCTGAGTATTCCGTATTGGCTGTCTCTGT GGGACAAGATGTACTTATTCTCAACACTGGTTTTGGGAATGAAGAAGTACAGAAAAAAACTAAAGAACTTCTTTCGGCTGAAACACCTACCACACCAGATGACACGG CTACCTTCGTGAGCTGGATTCAAGATGAAACACACGAGGGCACCAGGTTAAGACATTTTAAG ACTGTGTCTTCAGTGGAATGGCATCGTAGAGGAGACTACTTTTCAACGGTGGTGCCAGCAG GCcaatcaaaatcaatttttatGCATAGGCTCTCTCAGAAGTCTACCCAGACATTTTCAATCAAGTTGGGTGGGCTAGCAGTTACTTCAGTTTTCCATCCTGTTCGCTCCCACATCTTCATTTCTACGAAGAAAACTATTCGCCAATATGATTTGGTGAAGGGAAAGCAAATCAGAAAGCTTGATACAGGACTAAAAGAAATCTCCTCCATTGCAGTTCATCCTTCTg GTGATCATGTAATTGTGGGGAGCAGAGAAGGAAAATTTTGTTGGTTTGATATGGACCTTTCAACCAAAAAACCTTACCTTATTCGCCA GTGGCATAAGAAGGACATCAACAATGTGTCTATCCATCATTTATATCCGTTGTTTGCAACATGCTCTGATGATTGCACTGTACAAGTTTCTCATGGCATGGTTTATTCAGATCTTAACCAGAACCCTCTTATAGTTCCACTGGAAATACTCCGAGGTCATGCAAGCTCAGATGGGAGAGGTGTAATGGATTGCAAATTCCACCCAAGGCAGCCCTGGTTGTTCACGGCCGGTGCTGACTCGGTGATCAGACTTTACTGCGATTGA